The Strix uralensis isolate ZFMK-TIS-50842 chromosome 5, bStrUra1, whole genome shotgun sequence genome segment acaggctgagagagttggggttgttcagcctggagaagagaaggctccggggagaccttatagcagccttctaggacttaaagggggctacaggaaagatggggcaAGACattttatcaaggagtgtagtggtaggatgacgggtaacagttttaaactgaaagagggtagatttagattggctataaggaggaaattctttcctgtgagggtgatgagacactggcacaggttgcccagagaagctgtggctgccccctccctgtcagtgttcaaggccaggctggacggggctttgagcaacctggtctagtggaaggtgtccctgcccatggcagggaggttggaactagatgatctttaagatcgcttccaacccaaaccatgtatgattctatgattaaaaaGTATTGTTGTTGACAAatccaaacttaaaaaaaacagaaaaaacttcACCCCAGACTGGTGAAGTTTTGAAGcccatttattaaaattaattgagATTGATATATAATGTTGCCCTGGCACTGTACAAAACAAATTAGAACTTCACTGAGTATCTCTGAATCCTAGTCAACtctgttttcaaagtatttaagAACACAAGTCTCTACTTTTATCAGCAATATTGCGTACCCAAATAACaacatcacttttaaaaaatcttccttcttgGTATAAATTAGATTGTGGGAAAAGTCTGTAGCACTTACATTTAATCCCTGGCATTCAGAGAGATTTAAGTCTTGCAAATTCTTACAttcacctaaaaataaaaaaaaaaaaatcatattaaagaTGATCAGTTCAAATTTTCAATGTACAACACAAACATAAGAATTCCTATTACAGATTCTGTCTATCTAGGCCAATATCCTCCCTGAAACCATGGCCACAGCAGATTACTGAGAAGAAAgtacaaaaaaacaaaattagaataCAAAGTTGGAGTAAGCTGTCCTGAGGAAATGTCTCTTCTTACGCTCCATCAACTAATGGCTGGCTTAGGAATCAAGCTGTTTTCAGTTTTATGTTACCAAAGGACCAGAAAGCTACCTAATTAAGCAATTTGGTgttaggaaatgccagaattCAATTTTCCACGTAGCTTTATCTGTCCCTCCCACCCATATATTATGACACTAGTATCTAATTACATACATGaacaattttttccctctgaaagtAGAGGTGCAGCAATCAGACCAATTGTAGGAAAAGCCCTGCTTATCTTCTGCAGGTATGGAATTTCAGAGAATTTAGCTGCCTGAGACAATATCTTCTGTGTgcttataatttattatttttagaaactcCTGTTTTGCAGAGATTGTTGCAATTctaacaaaataatgaaagataTATGTCTGACACTAGAAACAACACTTACACATCCCCTCAGCCAGCATTCTGCCAAATTTGGAGTCTATCCTCCAAGGCAGAGTTGTAAAAGCTCCTCTTAAACATAGTAATACTATTTGCCTTAACCTAATCTTCAAAAATAACTGATCCGtctaaactgaaatgaaaaaaataggcCTGATACAGATACCTAATATGGAAAATGCAGTATGAAAGGTTTATAgagttaaaagaaatacatttttaactctttaaaaacacattttcacattGAAAGCCAAATACATGTTTTCAATTGCAGTCAAGCATTAGTACAAAATAGATCTGTATATTCTTTTCTACGGGGACAGTAACTTCACTGATATCCCGTAAAACTCGATGCGTTTTTGAAGAGTAGGACAATACTGAGAGAGATTGTACAACTCAAAAGAACCTAACCAATTAAAATCATCCTTGAGGCTGCTAAGCCACAAAAATGACATAGCTCTTACACGTTTTTAGCTCTAGCACTAAATGAGACATAGTTATAATTTTACATGTGAACCTATACATGCTACGGAAAACAGCTGCTCATTTTGGTATTATAGCTGAGTATAATTTAGTTAGCAGATAGAATGTAATACTAGTAAAAAATTTCAGTTGAGACCCAGGagatggaaaggaagaggaaagaatattTCCATAATTATTTATTACCTTTCCTCccccaaattctgctttttctgtttctgagctCTGCTGGATAGAATGAGCTATCACATTACCAGAATGGTGAACAGTTCAAAACAACACAGAGGACGCCAGTTATGATTCAAGTTATTAAAACACATGATCAATTTACAGTGACTAGCATATAGCTGCCAAAAAGTAatgaataaaatttcatttttcatgtaaGGGATAAAGTCGTCAATGCAAACACTCATTCACACTGTGAACTAACAGTATCTGAATGCAGATAGACAACTGGAAACTACAGGAATAAAATGGAGAACCAATCAGTGGGTTTTCAAAGGTAATATTAACAACTAGCCACTAGCCACATGGATTAGAGGGATGCAGTAGCATGCATAGACAGGACTGCTCCATCTGTCTAATGAGTAAAATCTGCACAAATACTGAGAACACCCTACAGCTGGGATGTGGTTTAAACTGATCTAccactttgtttaaaaaggaaaaaattctttgctttcaaaagAATTTTACCTGGTATTAGTTGATTTATTGCACCACCTTTCCTCTagataaaaataagtttttgGAGCCCAAAACAACAGTGTTTTAGAAACAGAACATCTGTGAAATCATCTGCACTCAAGACTGGGATTCAATACCTTCCCAGTTGCTAAGGTCAAAAAGGACTGAGCATAATGCAAAGATGTCCACAGTCATAGAGAAAAAAGTAACTAAGTAGTTAAGCCAAagagcaaagaattaaaaaaaagtttcagaaggaATGATACTGACTAGCAAAAGTATGAAATTTGTGAGatggaaaaaagtttgaaaacacAAAAACCTGAGGCGTTCTAAGGAAACAACCTTGTGGCCAAACttcactgaaaatgaaggaaaagtaCATTCACAGGAGTACATGCACAGGAGTACATTCAGGAGTACAACTCAGGAGGGAACACAGGCCAAACAATTACTGAAAATACTGAGGCAATTTTGGACATGGTTGCGGGGAGCAGTCCTTGTCTTCCCCTAATAACAATTCCTAATGATTGTGTTTGGCTTTCTTGGAAAGGCAAAAGCTCCTGGCTTACCCCTCTGTACTCTCCCTCTTCAAGTGGCCAGACCAGTTTGAAGCAGGCCATGGCCAGGACCTGCACGTTCTCTTTGCACTCCGCCTACGCTCAGATGACATATAGCCTCATAGGCTCTTGCAAAATACTAATTTTGGGTCCTTCTCAGAGCAGTCCAGCCAACATTGTCTACCTGACATGGGCCATGAGAGACACTTGGTAGTAGCAGGGCTAGTTATAAATTGGGGCTCAACCTGAAAACAAGTCCACACTTGAGCACAGTCTAAAACTGGGGGTTTCATAGGCACTGGATGACTTTCCCTGGTCTGGGTCTGTACGTGTTCCAGTGGGCCAACACCCAGAAAGCTAGAAAATACCAGCTTCAAGATCCTCTTTCAAGCTCATCTTCCAAGATGAACTTAAATACAAAGAAGATTCAGCCTCATGCCATTCTACTGAATACATAAGAACCTTCTAACAAAGATCAGTTAGAAATTGGTCCATATAGCTTCCCATGTTTAATCAAAATGAATGACAGTAGACCAGAGACagtaaaaatgaccaaaaaaataGGACATTAAATCTTCAAAGTATTTGTGAAGCTCCAAGTAGTGTGATGATTGAGTTCTTGACTGAATGCTGCATATTATGTACAAGCCTCCATGAAAATGACTGTTTCATCTGTTCTAATGTTTTACTTTTCTTCCAACACAGGGATCCCACATACCCCAGCTGTGCCTCCTCAGATCTGTGCAACACTGATTAAGACTATCCAAAAATTTCAACTGTTTCAGCTGTCACAGAAAGTAACTGGGGCCAGCTGAATGTCAGGATGCAAGTAGTTACTATTATACTACTATTTCTTCTTTGTAAAGCATCTGACTGTAGGAAGACAAGGAATAGGAGTCTGAGAAACAATGGAAGGGAAAACATCTTAAGGAAAGCATCTAGCACTGTTAAGCGCAATGCCCGAGGCCTACCATGTGACATATACACTTATCTTCACGAGAAATACCTAGATTGTCaggaaagaaaattgatttttgtgGCACCTGATTGGCCAGAGGATTTAAAACACATGCTGCTAGCAAGAAACAGGATTCGTAAATTGAAGAATAATATGTTTTCCAAGTACAAAGTACTAAAAAGTCTGGATTTACAACAGAATGACATATCAAAAATTGAAAGTGAggctttttttggtttgaatAAACTTACTACACTCTTACTTCAGCATAACCAAATCAAGAGTTTATCTGAggagatttttatttatatgccCAGTCTAAACTACCTACGTCTTTATGATAATCCCTGGCATTGCAACTGTGAACTAGAAGCTCTTGTTACAATGCTACAGGTCCCAACAAACAGGAATTTGGGAAATTATGCCAAGTGTGTGCACCCAAtagaactgaaaaatcaaaagctAAAGCAGATAAAAGCTGAACAGCTATGTAGTGAAGAGGACAGGCAGGACCCCCAAAACATAAAACGAGAGAAGCCTGAAGCTGTCAAACCAGAATTTGATTCCTCTTTTTGCCACATGTATGTGTTTCCTGTACCAACTCtgaactgcaaaagaaaaggtttgtATCTGTCCTTAtaactgaattaattattttagtaTCCTTGCTCCCTTACTACATTTATTCACATATTATTTACAGCAAATTAATATAGGACTAGTATTCACTTTACTTACTTTAACTAATAGTGTTGATTGTTTTTCTCTCATAACTACAAGCAAGAAGCAGGAATTCCTTCTGCATTTTACTTCTACTCTGCAGCCCCAATTCCACAGATATTCTTTAGTGCTCTGGTATAAGATATCCAACAAAAATCAACAGGAATAAAATTAAGCACATACTTAAGTTACTGAAGGACCAGCACCTCACTAGTCCTATTTTACAACTATAAATATACTAATCAGTCAAATTACAGCTGTGCTAAAATTGTACTGATAGAGAAAAGCACAGagtgtcttttcttctttccagtgtACAAACAGGTAGCAACAAAGATAGCAACAACTTTGGCAGAAGCAAGCTGTGAAGCAGGACTGGAGCAGCCAGCTGTGCTTACAATGCCCAAAGGAACCTGACTGCAAAGGAGAGCCATTGCATCCTCTCATTTTCTGTGCAAGATTTCTTCTACGTATGCTTTTGTTCATAAAGAAATACCTCCTCTGTGTTCTTCCTCCCAGCATCCAGCAAACATTTCAAAGTTGAAGGGCttcaagaaatgttttcagacacTTGGATCCATTCCATTCCTAAATCCTTCTCAGGCTTCTAAAAGCCACAGTTAAGCCTTAAGGGCAAACCAGCTGGGGCATATATCAACACAAAAGTGCACATTTATTCGTACTTTATATTTCCCATATTTTATCCCATgatgaaacaaagcaaacaacaaaagaatTCAGAAGAGAGTCATTCTTTAACATtacaaatctgaaataaaaaacattacTAGAAGTAGCCAAAATTGGGAGGATTTTTTCCCAACGTTTGTGAAGCATAGCCTGCAATACAGGATCACTGCAGGATGTTTTGCCCACTTGTATCTTGCAGTGTATTTGCTAAACTTGTTTGCTTTAACAGTGA includes the following:
- the LRRC17 gene encoding leucine-rich repeat-containing protein 17, which translates into the protein MQVVTIILLFLLCKASDCRKTRNRSLRNNGRENILRKASSTVKRNARGLPCDIYTYLHEKYLDCQERKLIFVAPDWPEDLKHMLLARNRIRKLKNNMFSKYKVLKSLDLQQNDISKIESEAFFGLNKLTTLLLQHNQIKSLSEEIFIYMPSLNYLRLYDNPWHCNCELEALVTMLQVPTNRNLGNYAKCVHPIELKNQKLKQIKAEQLCSEEDRQDPQNIKREKPEAVKPEFDSSFCHMYVFPVPTLNCKRKDLKKVPGNIPPDIVKLDLSNNKIRQLRAKEFEDVSELKILNLNSNGIAYIDPAAFSGLNNLEELDLSNNSLQNFEYGVLEDLYFLKILWLRENPWRCDYNIHYLFYWLKHHYNVHYNGLECKMPEEYKGWSVGKYVRSYYEECPKDKLPIYPETFDLDKDDEEWERHKEQSVQTVKKHGVIVTVIG